tgatattattcaataattacaatgttttatacaataatatatatatatatatatatatcattaaatactatattttttatattttgtaaactTTATCTTTTCAAAATACATACCTCAATAACATTGATCATATTAAATTGTGCCAAAACAAAattctattattaaataatatatttattaaataagataaatttattagatataataaatgtgtattaaatatagtaataaatattcaattcattaatttgaaatattaaataacgttaaatgtattatattttttacattcattAAATGTTCATTAAATATAACTTATTTAGTACTATTAATATtgcatttataaaaatattttttgtattgtatTAATGAAATTTGACTTTTCATAATCTCTCTCATAGACATTGTGtgtgttaaatataataaatttattaaatgggtgtgaaaaataatatatttaatgaatatttatgaaatgtaataaatatgttatttagtgactgtaatatttaaatatatttgataaaaatttgttaaatttaataaatctgttatttaatattataatatttaataatatgatttttttgaatttaatagtattaaaatcaatttctaTTGTAAAATAtgctttaaaaatgattttttttacaataataaaaataattactttaattcaTGTATGTTTAGGCATTAAATTTACTTCAACAGCATCCATCATATTAttaccaaaacaaaataatattattaaatattatactgtattaaaaaataacacaaatttaTGAGATGCAATAGATGTTTATTAAATGTAGCAATAAATATCacattaactaaataaaatatatttagtaaatttaataaatatttattaaatatattaattttcataccaatttaataaatttattagatttttttgtgaatataaatttattagatttaatACACACAGTGAGAGATAATATGAAAAGTCGAATTTCATtaatacaatataatttttttatttatactacTTTAATAGTACTAAATAAGATATNNNNNNNNNNNNNNNNNNNNNNNNNNNNNNNNNNNNNNNNNNNNNNNNNNNNNNNNNNNNNNNNNNNNNNNNNNNNNNNNNNNNNNNNNNNNNNNNNNNNTAATACTGAATAAGATATATTTAATGAACATTTATTGAAtgcaataaatataataaagttaatgttatttaattttttaaattaatgaattgaatatttattactataattaataaacatttattacatttaataaatttatgttattttataaatatagtatttaataatacaattttgttttggtacagttttattaaatttagtaaatatagtatttaatgatattatttaataatctgagtctttcattctttttaattataatctaaggattaaatcaaattttctcATTTCTCATTTGAAACATTCTCACATATATttagtataattaataaatatttattaaacatattaattttcataccGATTTAATAAACACACACAATGAGAAGGAGAAATATTATGAAAAGTCAAAATTCATCAATAcaatacataaaatatttttataaatactacattaataatactaaataagatatatttaatgaacattaaaaaaatgtaataaatttaacgttaattaatttttttatttaatgaattgaatatttattactATATTTAGTAAACATTTATTACAtctaataaatttatgttatttagtaaatatagtagttaatacaatttttttggaACAATTTAATATGATCAATGCTATTGAAGTAAATTTAATACATAtgtctataaattaaaatacttattattttctttattttataaaaaatgatataatattaaataacacatttattagccttcaacaaaaatagatttattagatttaataaatttttataaaatatagtattaattatttcatattttgaactaaatatttaattcacattaaataaaatagatttactaatttaataaatgttgTCAAGTTTATAACTTTTCATACCAATCTACAAGTACGGtgcaagaaaaaagaagaaaggtatTCGTCTACTTACCCACCAAAGCCACATGATCTCCTATGTTGTACGAGTATAGTTTTGTTGAAGAAAAAGATTCGGAATAACCCCCTCTAATAAAGTCATTGAAGGGGATACGAACAGGCAAGTGACAGAAAAGAGTAAGGGTGTTCTTTAGGCCAAGGTCCTATGAAGACTTAACCATGCTTCTGCTAGGACACAAGATGGTGGATTGCATAAAAGAACCTATAACTAGAGGACAAGCTCTCACTAAAATCTAAAACTAGAGAGGAACCAAAAGAAGATTCCTTAATCCGTCAAACTCCCCAGATCtcaaactagagatcccaaaaTCCATAAAAACTACCACGTACATGAGAAAGTATCCGGTCTTTGGACTCagagaaggagaaaagaaagGGCTCGACACTTGATTATAATAGCTATATAAGGTGTACAAAGTTGACAAACAGAAAGGGGTACTAATAGAAGTTGAGTCCCATAAGCCCAAATGGCCCAAGCTTTTGTGGACATTGAATTGAATCTTGCAAGATCAACGATTATAAAGCCATATATATTGTATTTGAAAAAGTTCGTTTACTTGTCAAAAACACAAAGGGATGGACTATCGTCCACTACTTTGATCTGAATAGATTTTATAAAAGATGAAGACTTGTGTGAAAAGTGTAATAAATAAGTGTTTAATGAACATTATGGTAAAACTTAGGAAAGGAGTAAAAACACTAATCAATGTgattataaatgaatttttttttatcacttctgactacatttattattttttaaatcactaTTAACAAACTCTTAAACTCCTCTAAATCAAAAgacatttaaatattatttataactaaGTTACTTCAGACTTTTACAAACAAGTGTTTGTTTTGAATTACAAGATTCAATAACTCAAAGTGtggataaaacaaaattaagctCAATCTCTTcgaaataatatttgaaatacAAGATTCAATTGGTGTGACCAAAgtcttaattatattataaagctTAAACTTATTATCAAGaattgatgaatttttttttattaataattaatttatttaatcatatccaatgTCCATCTTAAGATATTAGGTgtccaaaattaaaatacaataaataacttgttaattattataataaattcaggtcaaagaaaattataattttttttggggaATTTTCTATCGAcatattaatgtaatattaattattaagaattttcaattgaattaaTTCAATGATGAAATCCACCATCAcctatatatgtaatttaataaatgaaatatattaatctttatccagtaaaaattgttacatatatattaatctatccaGATTATTGATATCTtgttcataataattatatgatcaataataatttagattaaaattataaaaaaaacttttttattatttttatttaattaaaattttattaaattaaaaatttaataaaataataagtataataataaaataaaaacaatatttatttattaaaattgataagaTGGTAAATTAGAACTTAAGATATTAAGATATTTATAAGGTATTTATGGCAAGAGTATATGGTTTAGCCGTAACCACATGATGCACAAAAAACAAGTGATGGAGCAGGTAATTGCAAAGGCCTATAATGAAATGATTGGTGAAGATCAGTGGCTCCACACATCCAACTGTTTGGAAACGTCCTTATGTGAGCATAGttaaaataaactttgatgcatcaaCCAAGAGTGTGAATTGCTTCAAGAATACCACGCGTCCTTATGTAAcgattgaaaaagataaaaattaaattatattttaagtaaatagttatttttgtttgtaacGATAAATTCGTTCTTGACGCGTCAGATAAGTCTTATAATAGATGACCCTAATTAAAATCTCGTTAATTTTCCCGCTggttcatttaaaaaaaacccaaatAGCCATTCAATTTCGAGGCTTTACGCGCCGTTTCGAAAGCGATGACGCTATCCACCGCGCCCTCACCGCCACCGGCATTAGAAGAGGAGCCGTTACCTCACGACGGCGACGATTACCACGGCATCGTTTCACTGGACGACGAGGGTTTCCCGTCGCAATTCCCCGAATCAGGAACGGCGTCGGAAAAGAGCAGTTTCGCCGCGGATTTCTATCGCAGCGGAACCGATTGGTCCTCGCTGTTGTTGTCGCTGGAAGATAGTAAACAGAGCGATTTAGCGCAAGATTCGGGGAAGAAGATGAAGCAGGCCAATCTGTTCCAGATTTGGGGGTTTAAAAGAAACGACGCCATTGGTTCAGTTGAATCTGGTCCCAGTAAAAGTGGTTGTTGTGACGACGGAGGTGGTTCTTCTGAGAGGAAGATTGTGAAACCTGAAAATCGGTGTTCGATTTTTCCCGACACAGGGAAAGAGTTCGAGAACGCGAAATCTTCTCGCAAGAGAAAGGGTTCCTGTGGTGAAAATAGGGTTACACGTTCCTGTCCCTTTTATAAGAAAATGCCAggtgaaatgaaatgaaatttcttCCACTTTCTTTTTATCGGTTATATCTTAGTAACTTTTCCAATTCAAGTTGATTCAGTGAACCAACTTAAAGGGTACAAGTTTAAGTCCACTAGAGTGTTGAAAACAATATCAGCTGAGAAATGAGTTTGGCGAAAGTTATGTGTGTTTgatttcttccttttgaaacagtttttagttttcaaaatgcAGCTAAATAAAGTTGGTGCAAGGCACATAACACAGTGTGGAATTGAAGGATAGGTTGAACAAGATGAAAATAGAAGATGAGAAAACACTTGTTTtggaaacaattttcaaaacttaGCTTCATAGATTTTGCATGAGAATTTGATTGTTGATTTGAGTAGTATTgttttattaaacattttttagaagaaaaaaattgagaagagAATCAAACAGACCcttacatgttgatttttcttcttctctgttCCGTGAAGTTTCTGAATGTTCTAAATGGATATACTATATTTGTCAATGCAGGGACAATGTTCACTGTTGATGCTTTTCGTTATGGGTGTGTTGAAGGGTGCTCAGCATATTTTCTTACTCATTTCCATTGCGATCACTATGGTGGCCTTAGCAAGAAATGGTCACATGGCCCTATATATTGCTCTCCTCTCACAGGAAGGCTCGTTCAAATGTGTCTCTCGGTAAATCCTTTGTAAGATTTCAGAAGCTCAACTGTCTCGTGTCTCCTATGCTTTGTCTGTAGATTGCTCACTTTCATGGACTTATGAATCAAACTGCACTTGATCTTATTTTTTCCCTTGCAATTCTGTGAAGGGAATAACttgttttttgttaatatttgtttgTATAGGTATATCCACCCTTTGGAATTTAATGAGGAACATGTGATTGATGGTGTCAAAGTGACTTTGTTAGAAGCTAATCACTGCCCTGGTGCAGCTTTGATTCACTTTAACCTACCAAATGGCCAACGCTATTTGCACACTGGAGATTTTAGAGCATGTAAACTAATGCAAGCTTACCATCTTCTTGTAAATCAACGTGTGAATGTACTTTATTTGGATACCACATATTGCAACCCAAAATACAGGTAAGACACTGATCTGGTTTGTATAGGTCTTGTCATTTGGTTACAATATTTAATCGCTGGTTTTTCCAACCTCGGTTGATGGTTCTAAGTGACAAATTTCTGCTTCAGGTTCCCTTCCAAGGAAGAAGTACTCAATTATGTTGTCAAAATCACAAAGAACCACCTCAAAATTCATCCTAGAACTTTAGTGGTTGTTGGGGCATACAGTATTGGCAAAGAATGTGTATATCTTGCAATTTCTAAGGCTCTTGGGGTATGTATGTTTCTTTCCATGGAAAACTTCTATTTTGACTTATGTATACATtctatacctttttcttttcaattgtcCTTCTTGTTGACATGAAGGGATGTcctaggaaaaataaaaaaaaaacataaattgatACCTAAGAGATTGATTTATGTCTTTATGAGGATCTAATCTATAATGCTGATGGTTTTGAAGTATTCTCTTTATTTCTTTGATCCTTCAGATCATATATTGATACCTTCTTGATTGGTTTGTCTCCATAACGATCTAATCCATATTGCTGatggttttgaagttttcactttattattttgatcCTTTTGCAATGTCTAAATTTTTGCGTGCTGGAGTTGCCAACATTATAGCCAAATGACAATTTTGATTATTTGTGGTATGGTTATGAGGGTTTTTTAGACTGTTTCATGACCTGAATTAATAAAAGTAGCTTTAATTTGCCTTGTGATGTCCCCTCTTAGAGGCTTAGACTGTTTGACCCAGTGACGGAATATATATGCCTCTTTTATGATTCAGGTTAAAATTTATGCAAATGCTTCAAGAAGACGGATTTTGCAAGCTTTTGGTTGGCCTGACCTTTCAGATAAACTCTGTACAAACGGAAACAACACACTTCTCCATGTTCTGCCGATGTCATCTTTAAGAGTTGAGGTTTAATTCTGTGCCGTTACATTTTAATCTCAAAAGTCCttcctcttaaaaaaatttatattacaatTCACCATCATGTTTTTACTTGTTACATCAGACCTTAAAGGATTACTTGAAGACCTACAAGGAGCAATTCACAGCAATTTTGGCATTTCGTCCTACAGGCATTTTACCTATACTTATGATAACATTTATTTCTGAATCATCTTGGTATTTTTAAGTTATCAACAGAGAAGCTATTTGTGCCGACAGAGTAGTTCAATTCAAGTGAAAATACTTCATCCTTCATATTTTTAGGTTGGACTTTCAGTGAGAAGATAAGCAACGATCTGGAACTAATTAAACCTGTTTCTAAAGGAAATATTACGATATATGGTAAGATAAACTGCATTTCAACAACCACTgatgatataaaatatgaacTTGTTATTAGTACTTATTTGTATTGAAAATGCTCTGTACTGGACAATGGTGGATGAGGGTATAGTGTTTCTTCGTAGTAACAATCTGCTTTCTGATGCTGAAATGCATCCTCAGTGTGaaacacaattttaatttgtttattctcTATTGCCCTTATACCACTTCTGTTGGTTTTTAAGTGTTGTTTAAGGTTGGGACATAAGAATTAAGAAGTATAATTAATGTAAGTACAGTTTATCTAGTAGAGCAGTACAGTTTACAAGTcgtttttcttccttcttttaggGGTTCCCTATAGTGAGCACTCCAGCTTCTCAGAACTGCAAGATTTTGTTCAGGTCCAGAAGTGAATATTGTGATTACTTTCATTGAGACATGATAATTTATCTGATGATATCTacaaaattgtaatattttgttCTCCTTTTCTAGTGAACTTACCTTTATCTTCATACAGGTTTTGAGGCCTGACAAGATAATTCCAACTGTGAATGTTGGAAATGCTGCTAATCGAGAAAAGATGCAATCCTACTTTCGAGATTGGTTGAAGGGCTAAATTCTCTGGGTCTCTGCTATTCCTGAAAGAGATTGAACTTTTTATCTGAGATTACCATTATAAAACCAATTTGCAAGGACTCAACATTTCTTGCTGTGCGCTGAAGGTGATATATGAATTCTTTTTACACCTTAATCATTTGGATTACATGCTTTCTCAAATGGCTACACAGTGCAACGGGTGTTTTGACATGTTTCAGGTTGAGCCCCGGTATGGTTCCCATTTGTTGCCACTAAAAATATCCCTGCAAGGTCCTAATGCAGGGCATGCCACAATTTTATGACAACCAAAATAGGGAAAAATAGAAGGAGATTCCGTGCCTTCTGATATTGTCTTCTGTGTACCTTAGCAACTGCCCATTTTGAACATTGATGTTTAACAAATAGCAGTGAAGTTTCCTATTTTTTATCCCGCTTATAAATCAAgtaattattgttgttttattcCGTAGGACTTGGTTATATCGAGTAGAGGGCTTTTGCTAAAGCTTCATGTAGGTATTTTTATTCCTTCCTTTGTAGTATGTTGGTAGTAGTTAAGCTACCTGTACGTTGGAGAAAAATATCGTACGATTATAACACATTTAATATCGATTTGCATTTGGTGAAATCAACCTGAGGGATtatcaatttttcatttaattttaaacttagattaataaatatttcaaaacttCTCAACTTGAAGAACATGGGAAAGATTTTAGATATCCTAATAAGAAAACTAAGGAGTTTTTCAGCGTACCCTTCATGATATGCAGAGCAAATCttgttatctattttattttatggtaaTTTATAGTTTAACAATCTTTTGCGATTTGATCCTCAATGCTTTTAACATGAGACTTTACTCCTGCGGATTGATTTGATGTCATAAAATGAGTCCTTATGTTAATTATCATAACACTTTACTTGCATctactttttaataattaaaaagatactTGTTAgagttatataataaaaacagaAGTTTATATAAGGGTTGAGTGTGTTAACAAGATACACTTTTAAGAGTTTTAACaaatcaaaaagttataacttggttaagtttttgctaaaaaaacaaaaacacgtGAAAATATACTATCattcatacactaatttttcaggcgttctttaaaaaattataccatcaaaagtattttaataacTCAAAAGCTACAAGTTGTTAACGTACTTCTAGAAGCAActaaaactttttatataaacatgaagttcatttaattaaatttcacatGAAAAGATATTAACAAACTGTCAACGAATTTATCGTGTAACAAACAAGGATGCTAGGCTTTGTTATAAAACAGTAAGTGATACTCAATTACTGAATCACATATGCCATTTGACTCTAAGGAGATTCtattaacattttctttttcaatcttAATAGATGAAGATAACCATACCTGCCTAACAGACCATGGGAGACAAAATGATATAAaacttttagttcctataaaataaataagttttatattttttgatattgaatttaaacaacatttttttttatttttttatctaaaatataagtaaatctcAATTAATGAACTCTCGtctaatgaaattattattaaaatatcttttattttatgtttgatatcaaGTTCCAATCAAagataattcaagaaaaaaattaattttaattgaaaataataatttaatgaaattaactaatttCCTTAACATCgtgaaacatatttttttattttctcttttcattataATCAAGACCGGAGAGAgtaaatactaaaattattatttttgatcCATTAAAAATACCACACTTTCTCACGATCACACAAGAATTTTCC
The Glycine max cultivar Williams 82 chromosome 16, Glycine_max_v4.0, whole genome shotgun sequence genome window above contains:
- the LOC100790844 gene encoding DNA cross-link repair protein SNM1, with the protein product MTLSTAPSPPPALEEEPLPHDGDDYHGIVSLDDEGFPSQFPESGTASEKSSFAADFYRSGTDWSSLLLSLEDSKQSDLAQDSGKKMKQANLFQIWGFKRNDAIGSVESGPSKSGCCDDGGGSSERKIVKPENRCSIFPDTGKEFENAKSSRKRKGSCGENRVTRSCPFYKKMPGTMFTVDAFRYGCVEGCSAYFLTHFHCDHYGGLSKKWSHGPIYCSPLTGRLVQMCLSVNPLYIHPLEFNEEHVIDGVKVTLLEANHCPGAALIHFNLPNGQRYLHTGDFRACKLMQAYHLLVNQRVNVLYLDTTYCNPKYRFPSKEEVLNYVVKITKNHLKIHPRTLVVVGAYSIGKECVYLAISKALGVKIYANASRRRILQAFGWPDLSDKLCTNGNNTLLHVLPMSSLRVETLKDYLKTYKEQFTAILAFRPTGWTFSEKISNDLELIKPVSKGNITIYGVPYSEHSSFSELQDFVQVLRPDKIIPTVNVGNAANREKMQSYFRDWLKG